One window from the genome of Tachysurus vachellii isolate PV-2020 chromosome 5, HZAU_Pvac_v1, whole genome shotgun sequence encodes:
- the LOC132846177 gene encoding uncharacterized protein LOC132846177: MQCANIHTRERELCSRSWHKSCFLKNMKMPEVEFSSLEETSSDEQYSPCFESLLSESSDGFVPDSEHNSDGENSPSIKTQKPPTHKTTPSYKRANSVPQHNQCSSIRLDMVSANSSSAQDLMCDYALGDDHDSATHRTETLQRSATESSDKQPEIDNVSSLKEIPQKTFSTQKNYCFLCKKPQSKIARHFKKHKDSEREIAAAFLLPKHRRRLLEKLRNRGNYEHNQEVMETKKGPLKVKRYQEDQRLN; the protein is encoded by the exons TATGTTCAAGATCATGGCACAAAAGCTGTTTCCTGAAGAATATGAAAATG CCAGAGGTTGAATTTTCAAGTTTAGAAGAAACCAGCTCTGATGAACAGTATTCTCCATGCTTCGAATCTTTGCTCAGTGAATCTTCTGATGGCTTTGTCCCAGACTCTGAACATAATAGTGATGGTGAAAATAGCCCGTCTATCAAGACACAGAAACCACCAACTCATAAGACCACACCATCTTATAAGAGGGCTAATAGTGTTCCACAGCACAATCAATGTTCATCCATTAGGCTAGACATGGTGAGTGCTAATTCCAGCTCTGCTCAAGACCTCATGTGCGACTATGCACTTGGTGATGATCATGATAGTGCCACACACAGAACTGAGACACTCCAGAGGAGTGCAACAGAGTCTTCTGATAAACAACCAGAGATTGACAATGTGTCGAGCCTCAAAGAAATCCCCCAAAAAACTTTTTCTACCcaaaaaaattattgttttctCTGCAAGAAACCTCAGTCTAAAATAGCCCGTCACTTCAAAAAGCAtaaagacagtgagagagaaatcgCTGCTGCATTCTTGCTCCCTAAACACAGGAGAAGGTTACTCGAGAAGCTACGAAACAGAGGCAACTATGAACATAATCAAGAGGTTATGGAAACTAAAAAGGGACCACTAAAAGTTAAAAGATACCAGGAAGATCAGAGGTTAAACTGA